A window of the Henckelia pumila isolate YLH828 chromosome 3, ASM3356847v2, whole genome shotgun sequence genome harbors these coding sequences:
- the LOC140889918 gene encoding uncharacterized protein codes for MYKQPLLYPQRFKKKVLDEHFAKFLEIFKKLQINIPFVDALLQMPNYAKFLREVMSKKRKLEDFETVNMIEESLGLGEVKPMTIALQLTDKSIKYPRGIIEDVLVKVDKFIFPVDFIVLDMEEDGNMPLILGIPFLDTAEAKIDVKKGALTMSVEGEKVTFNVFKEAEKPSMEKVFLVEQSKKMECCCKVVSAVKLPREINPKLVKMKKEKKRSKFKRVVQFVWRVKENGKTSNKSREPG; via the exons atgtacaagcagCCACTTCTATACCCgcagagattcaagaagaagGTGTTGGACGAACATTTTGCCAAGTTtcttgaaatcttcaagaaacttcaaatcaatattccatttgtcGATGCTTTGctgcaaatgccgaattatgctaaATTCTTGAGGGAGGTGATGTCTAAGAAGCGGAAGTTGGAGGATTTTGAGACCGTGAATATGattgaaga AAGTCTAGGACTTGGGGAGGTGAAGCCCATGACAATCGCATTGCAGCTCACCGATAAATCTATCAAATATCCGCGTGGAATCATTgaggatgttctggtaaaagtagataagtttatttttccgGTGGATTTTATTGTGTTGGATATGGAGGAAGATGGAAATATGCCTTTAATTTTGGGGATACCGTTCTTGGATACTGCTGAAGCCAAGATTGATGTTAAGAAAGGTGCGTTGACGATGAGTGTAGAAGGTGAGAAAGTTACTTTTAATGTgttcaaggaagctgaaaaACCATCCATGGAGAAGGTGTTCCTGGTTGAACAATCAAAGAAGATGGAATGTTGCTGCAAAGTTGTTAGTGCTGTAAAATTGCCAAGAGAGATTAATCCGAAGTTGGTGAAGATGAAGAAAGAGAAAAAGCGATCTAAGTTCAAGAGGGTTGTTCAGTTTGTTTGGAGGGTGAAGGAGAATGGAAAAACCTCCAACAAATCGAGGGAACCAGGCTGA